The Thermoflavifilum sp. genome contains a region encoding:
- the htpG gene encoding molecular chaperone HtpG, which yields MQKGQIRVHTENIFPIIKKFLYSEHEIFLRELISNAVDATQKLKMLANSGEFKGELGTLDIEVKLDVAQRTLTISDRGIGMTAEEVDRYINQVAFSSAEEFLSKYKGDGASIIGHFGLGFYSAFMVSERVEILTRSYRDEAQAVRWICDGSPEYVLEEAEKPWRGTDVILHIHEDSREFLEPERIRTILLKYCRFLPVPIYFEGKQINNTEPIWVKRPSELTSQDYQQFYKELYPYHEPPLFWIHLHVDYPFHLNGVLYFPKITHSFDIQKDRIQLYCNQVFVTDEVKDIVPEFLMLLHGVIDSPDIPLNVSRSYLQGDPNVRKINSHITKKVADKLEDIFKQDRKELEEKWEYIGLFVKYGMMTDDKFRERAQTFLLMQDAFASATWYTLSEYREKAASLQTNPDRKLVILYTTDPVQQYSYLQAARERGYLVVKLDSIIDAAFIQAMEEKWDDVVFTRVDADIPERLIKREESSHSVLTAQQEARLKELFAKEIPEPSYRVELKGLSPDTQPVVATRPEMSRRLKEMAAMSGQAASWYGKIPDEVVLTVNTNHPIFQQILQESREEQQRKMIRNLADLALLSQQMLNGEALNRFIQRSIELMGGIKKSSIILPS from the coding sequence GAAATTTTCCTGCGGGAACTCATCAGCAACGCTGTGGATGCCACACAAAAGCTGAAGATGCTGGCCAACAGCGGCGAATTTAAAGGTGAATTAGGGACTTTAGATATCGAGGTGAAATTAGATGTAGCCCAGCGCACCCTGACCATTTCCGATCGGGGGATAGGGATGACCGCCGAAGAGGTGGATCGCTACATCAATCAGGTGGCTTTTTCCAGTGCAGAAGAATTTCTCAGTAAATACAAGGGCGACGGCGCTTCCATCATCGGACATTTCGGATTGGGTTTTTATTCGGCATTTATGGTTAGTGAACGGGTGGAAATTCTTACCCGTTCTTATCGTGATGAGGCTCAGGCAGTTCGCTGGATATGCGATGGAAGTCCTGAATACGTTCTCGAAGAAGCCGAAAAGCCATGGCGGGGAACCGATGTCATCCTGCACATTCATGAAGATAGCCGCGAATTTCTGGAGCCCGAACGCATCCGGACTATTTTATTGAAATACTGCAGATTTTTACCGGTTCCGATTTATTTTGAAGGAAAGCAAATCAACAACACCGAACCCATCTGGGTGAAAAGGCCGTCAGAGCTTACTTCTCAGGATTATCAACAATTCTACAAAGAATTATACCCCTATCATGAGCCGCCGCTATTCTGGATTCATCTGCATGTCGACTATCCTTTTCATTTAAATGGGGTACTCTATTTTCCCAAAATCACCCATAGCTTCGATATTCAAAAAGACAGAATTCAGCTTTATTGCAACCAGGTATTCGTGACTGATGAGGTAAAAGATATTGTGCCCGAATTTTTAATGCTTTTACATGGTGTGATCGATTCGCCTGATATTCCCTTAAATGTAAGTCGCAGCTATTTGCAGGGCGATCCAAATGTACGCAAGATCAACAGCCATATTACCAAAAAAGTGGCGGATAAGCTGGAGGACATCTTCAAGCAAGATCGGAAGGAATTAGAAGAAAAATGGGAATACATTGGTTTGTTTGTGAAATATGGCATGATGACCGACGATAAGTTCCGGGAAAGGGCACAGACGTTTTTACTCATGCAGGACGCCTTTGCTTCAGCAACCTGGTACACGCTGTCTGAGTATCGCGAAAAAGCAGCTTCCTTACAAACCAATCCGGATCGTAAGCTGGTAATTTTGTACACCACCGATCCAGTCCAGCAATACAGCTACCTGCAGGCTGCGCGCGAAAGAGGTTATCTGGTGGTGAAGCTTGATTCGATTATTGATGCGGCTTTCATCCAGGCGATGGAAGAGAAATGGGACGATGTGGTGTTTACGCGTGTGGATGCAGATATTCCAGAGCGGTTGATCAAACGGGAAGAAAGCTCGCATAGTGTGCTCACTGCCCAGCAGGAAGCCCGGTTAAAGGAGCTATTTGCAAAGGAGATACCCGAACCTTCGTATCGCGTGGAACTGAAGGGACTTTCACCCGATACCCAACCCGTGGTGGCCACCAGACCCGAAATGAGTCGCCGATTGAAAGAAATGGCGGCTATGAGTGGACAGGCTGCGAGCTGGTACGGAAAGATTCCCGATGAAGTGGTGCTCACGGTGAATACCAATCATCCGATATTTCAGCAGATTCTGCAAGAAAGCCGTGAAGAACAGCAGCGAAAAATGATTCGCAATCTGGCCGATCTGGCCTTGCTTTCGCAGCAAATGCTCAACGGTGAAGCACTGAACCGTTTTATCCAGCGGAGTATTGAGCTGATGGGTGGCATCAAAAAATCATCTATCATTCTGCCTTCCTGA
- a CDS encoding ABC transporter permease, producing MQFSDNLFLAFRSVKGNRLRTGLTIAIIALGITALVGIITAIDSIRTSIYNNFARMGANGFVIRSWEMRIFIGGNQQQAQKGSTRQKVKTSNRNQPITYEQALAFKQRFRFPAIVSISYRASGTATVYFEDKKTNPNVSVMGADENYVKINGFDFDAGRNLNPDELQSGANVAVIGHDIAQKLFDANPMAAVGKDIRIGMVKYRVVGVLKSVGNTGIFSADNLVILPLNNVRRVYPISSNSSFQIGVMVPQIALLNTAIDEATGTFRLIRHLALNEADNFYITRSDTLADMLFGSLKKVRFLTFGVGLITLLGSIIGLMNIMLVAVAERTREIGVSKAIGATAQVIRNQFLYESILISLLGGALGILLGIAIGNLVSLLLHAGFIIPWVWIGGAIALCAAVGLVAGVYPAMKAARLDPIVALRYE from the coding sequence ATGCAATTCTCTGATAATTTGTTTCTGGCATTCCGTTCCGTAAAAGGCAACAGACTGCGTACAGGACTCACCATTGCCATCATTGCGCTGGGTATTACGGCGCTGGTGGGCATTATTACGGCTATCGACAGTATCCGTACTTCTATTTATAACAATTTCGCCCGAATGGGCGCCAATGGATTTGTGATTCGTAGCTGGGAAATGCGGATTTTTATTGGAGGGAACCAGCAACAAGCCCAGAAAGGATCAACCAGGCAAAAGGTAAAAACATCCAACCGCAACCAGCCTATTACTTACGAACAGGCACTTGCCTTCAAACAACGTTTTCGTTTTCCCGCTATTGTAAGTATTTCTTACCGGGCTTCTGGAACGGCCACGGTTTATTTCGAAGACAAAAAAACCAATCCCAACGTCTCGGTCATGGGAGCCGATGAAAATTATGTAAAGATTAATGGATTTGATTTTGATGCCGGACGCAACTTGAATCCCGATGAATTGCAGAGTGGCGCCAATGTGGCCGTTATCGGTCATGATATTGCACAGAAATTATTCGATGCGAATCCCATGGCCGCCGTAGGAAAAGATATCCGCATTGGCATGGTAAAATATCGGGTCGTAGGCGTTTTAAAATCCGTCGGGAACACTGGCATATTCAGTGCCGATAATCTGGTGATTCTTCCGCTCAACAACGTACGTCGGGTCTATCCCATCAGCAGCAACAGTTCATTTCAGATTGGCGTAATGGTGCCTCAGATTGCCCTGTTGAATACGGCTATTGACGAAGCTACAGGAACTTTCCGCCTCATCAGGCATTTAGCTTTGAATGAGGCCGATAATTTTTACATCACACGGAGTGATACGCTTGCCGATATGTTGTTTGGCAGTTTAAAGAAAGTGCGTTTCCTCACATTCGGTGTGGGATTGATTACGCTGCTGGGTTCGATAATCGGGTTGATGAACATCATGCTGGTTGCAGTGGCTGAGCGCACCCGTGAAATCGGCGTCAGCAAGGCTATCGGTGCAACTGCACAGGTGATTCGTAATCAGTTTTTGTATGAATCCATCCTCATCAGTCTTTTAGGTGGTGCACTGGGTATTTTGCTTGGCATTGCCATTGGCAATCTGGTATCGCTGTTGCTCCACGCTGGTTTCATTATCCCCTGGGTATGGATAGGTGGTGCCATAGCCCTTTGTGCGGCCGTAGGCCTGGTGGCAGGCGTATATCCGGCTATGAAGGCGGCACGTCTTGACCCCATTGTAGCCTTGCGTTATGAATGA
- a CDS encoding tetratricopeptide repeat protein gives MKMRFITKFAMVLAFLATVAAVHAQSVDDAIQNLKYQKFRTAKQILQQYLANHPKDDRAYYYLGLADLGLDLADSARMDFQQGLQVNPGSPLNTVGLARLDILNGKYDDAKTKIQQAYDASKGRDFEVMRAILEATAQSPNADNRYAIDLLLQMKNDRKNKKYTFTADDYIALADAQLQLPGGAGDAATNYQNAFYADPKDAQAYDKYAEVLMSARAFDNALEFYHKAIDANPNYPPAYLHLYEYYRLRNLDSAEQYINQYMQLADDKVNAQVNLVDLLYTQGLLQHDTTKYRQAIEKANEIMNQVNDVTQTRLYKLIAVSELALGDSLDAKKNMDIYFSRHPDPKFAKFDYQTYAQILMKLNQDSLANIYFAKAIEADTTQDLNALRGIAEDLRKQDNFRGAALYYKKILNIADGQAQVADYFWYGFSLMYSDEPDSAVAVFQEMAKKFPEKPNQRTAYYYWGQALMMKDTASTGPVGLAIDPLLKYLSLVDTVNAENQTQITRVYYYLAASYLTKNDYDRASTYAEKLATYNPQLASQIYSQIAVNYLHAKNREGATSFAQKALKLNPGDTTSQQILDYYKQLDEYNARMREYEKKKKQSGG, from the coding sequence ATGAAGATGCGTTTTATCACGAAGTTTGCAATGGTGCTGGCTTTTCTGGCCACTGTCGCGGCTGTTCATGCCCAGAGTGTGGATGATGCCATCCAGAATCTCAAGTATCAGAAATTCCGGACGGCCAAGCAGATCCTGCAACAATACCTGGCTAACCATCCCAAAGACGACAGGGCTTATTATTACCTGGGCCTTGCCGATCTGGGGCTGGATCTGGCCGACTCTGCCAGAATGGATTTTCAACAAGGATTACAGGTGAATCCGGGGTCACCCCTGAATACCGTGGGGCTGGCTCGCCTCGATATCCTCAATGGAAAATATGATGATGCCAAAACAAAAATTCAGCAAGCTTATGACGCTTCAAAAGGGCGTGATTTCGAAGTCATGCGCGCCATCCTTGAAGCTACAGCTCAATCACCCAATGCCGACAATCGTTATGCTATCGACCTGCTCCTGCAAATGAAAAATGACCGAAAGAACAAAAAATATACTTTCACAGCCGATGATTACATCGCTCTGGCCGATGCCCAGTTACAATTGCCAGGCGGCGCGGGCGATGCGGCTACCAACTACCAAAATGCTTTTTATGCCGACCCCAAAGACGCCCAGGCATACGACAAATATGCCGAAGTGCTGATGAGTGCACGTGCATTTGATAATGCACTGGAGTTTTATCATAAAGCCATTGACGCTAATCCCAACTATCCACCTGCATACCTGCACCTGTATGAATACTACCGGCTTCGTAACCTGGATTCAGCCGAACAATACATCAATCAATACATGCAATTAGCCGACGATAAGGTAAATGCTCAGGTAAACCTGGTGGACCTGCTTTATACTCAGGGCCTGCTGCAACACGATACCACGAAATATCGCCAGGCCATTGAAAAGGCAAATGAAATCATGAATCAAGTGAACGACGTAACCCAGACCCGGCTGTATAAACTGATTGCCGTGAGTGAACTGGCACTGGGCGACTCGCTGGATGCCAAGAAAAATATGGATATTTATTTCTCGCGCCATCCCGATCCAAAATTTGCCAAGTTTGATTACCAGACCTATGCCCAGATCTTGATGAAACTGAATCAGGACTCACTGGCCAATATCTATTTCGCTAAAGCCATAGAAGCTGATACGACTCAGGACCTGAACGCCCTTCGGGGCATCGCTGAAGATCTCCGTAAGCAAGATAACTTCCGGGGAGCGGCACTTTACTACAAAAAGATTCTAAACATTGCCGACGGACAGGCACAGGTGGCAGATTATTTCTGGTATGGCTTTTCATTGATGTATAGCGATGAGCCCGATAGCGCAGTTGCTGTATTTCAAGAAATGGCAAAGAAATTCCCCGAAAAACCCAACCAGCGTACGGCTTATTATTACTGGGGACAGGCCCTGATGATGAAAGATACCGCTTCAACCGGCCCGGTAGGCCTCGCTATTGACCCCCTTCTCAAATACCTCAGCCTGGTGGACACCGTGAATGCAGAGAATCAAACGCAGATTACACGTGTATATTATTATCTGGCTGCATCTTATCTCACGAAAAACGATTATGACAGGGCAAGCACGTATGCCGAGAAACTGGCCACCTATAATCCGCAGCTCGCTTCCCAGATTTACAGCCAGATTGCGGTGAATTATCTGCATGCTAAAAATCGTGAAGGCGCCACCAGCTTCGCCCAGAAAGCCCTTAAGCTCAATCCGGGAGATACCACATCGCAACAAATCCTGGACTACTACAAGCAATTAGATGAATACAATGCCAGAATGCGCGAATACGAAAAGAAAAAGAAACAAAGCGGCGGATAG
- a CDS encoding substrate-binding domain-containing protein translates to MKLRKIISAWIALWLAGFCWISCNQQAKHPADTTTSGTIHISVDISYEPLMDSEIKVFETQHPQAHIIASYKPEADCFKDLLNDSARLIIVTRDLNEQEQAYFRSIHEPIVSKILAWDAIAVIVNPANPDTNMTVDELAKITTGDYHGKPIQLVFDEQNSSTVRFIIDSINHGKPLPAYAMAAHGPSEVVDYVASTPNAIGMIGVSWISDPYDSLGLSFLKKVRVVGLKTANETRYFKPYQYYIALKSYPLTRAFYFILREPYYGLGTGFVNFLASDKGQLIIAKYRLFPALMNIVFRDATIR, encoded by the coding sequence ATGAAATTGCGAAAAATCATATCTGCATGGATCGCCTTATGGCTGGCTGGCTTTTGCTGGATATCCTGTAATCAGCAGGCCAAGCATCCTGCCGATACCACCACGTCGGGGACTATCCATATCAGCGTGGATATTTCCTATGAACCGCTGATGGATTCAGAAATCAAAGTGTTTGAAACCCAGCATCCGCAAGCACATATCATTGCCTCCTACAAACCTGAAGCCGATTGTTTTAAAGACCTGTTGAACGATAGTGCACGACTGATTATTGTTACCCGCGATTTGAACGAGCAGGAACAGGCTTATTTCAGGAGCATTCACGAACCCATCGTAAGTAAGATTCTTGCCTGGGACGCCATTGCTGTGATTGTGAATCCTGCTAATCCCGATACAAATATGACGGTGGATGAACTGGCCAAAATCACCACCGGCGACTATCACGGGAAGCCCATCCAGCTGGTTTTCGACGAACAAAATTCCAGCACGGTACGATTTATCATCGACTCCATCAATCACGGTAAACCGCTGCCGGCTTATGCGATGGCCGCTCATGGCCCTTCGGAAGTGGTGGATTATGTGGCATCCACCCCCAATGCAATCGGGATGATTGGCGTAAGCTGGATTTCCGACCCTTACGATTCCCTCGGCCTGTCGTTTCTGAAAAAAGTGCGGGTGGTGGGATTAAAGACTGCAAATGAAACCCGATACTTTAAACCCTATCAATACTACATCGCCCTAAAAAGTTATCCTTTAACTCGAGCATTTTATTTTATTTTGCGGGAACCCTATTATGGATTAGGTACGGGGTTTGTCAATTTTTTAGCAAGTGACAAGGGGCAGTTGATAATTGCAAAATATCGGCTATTCCCGGCATTGATGAATATTGTATTCCGGGATGCCACCATTCGGTAA
- a CDS encoding low molecular weight protein-tyrosine-phosphatase: protein MNNEPARVLMVCLGNICRSPMAEGIFRKLAGDYGLAVEVDSAGTSDWHAGEMPDRRAIATARRHGIDISSHRARPFSRADFDRFDFIFVMDRDNLHEVTRQARNEADRKKVFMLTEALSPQRPVSVPDPWFDDALFEPVFQQIQAASEAWLKKWIAHPEMMNTNRYSHD from the coding sequence ATGAACAATGAACCTGCGCGGGTATTGATGGTTTGTCTGGGTAATATCTGTCGGTCGCCGATGGCAGAGGGTATCTTCCGAAAGCTGGCTGGAGATTATGGCTTGGCTGTTGAGGTGGATTCGGCGGGTACGAGCGACTGGCATGCGGGGGAAATGCCCGATCGGCGGGCTATTGCAACGGCTCGCCGGCATGGAATCGATATTAGCAGTCATCGTGCCCGACCCTTTAGCAGGGCGGATTTTGACCGATTCGATTTTATTTTCGTAATGGATAGGGACAACCTGCATGAGGTAACACGGCAGGCCCGTAATGAGGCTGATCGCAAAAAGGTATTTATGCTCACGGAAGCACTTTCTCCTCAACGCCCGGTATCTGTTCCCGATCCCTGGTTCGATGATGCCCTGTTTGAACCCGTATTTCAACAAATCCAGGCCGCCAGCGAAGCCTGGTTGAAAAAATGGATCGCTCATCCTGAAATGATGAACACGAATCGTTATTCACATGATTAA
- the hisS gene encoding histidine--tRNA ligase, translating to MIKPALPKGTRDFTPEAVRKRRYLFQTIQHCFEVFGFEPIETPAMENLSTLLGKYGEEGDKLIFRILNNGDILPIARQARDNRELANLLCEKALRYDLTIPFARFVVMNHHQLVFPFKRYQIQPVWRADRPQKGRYREFYQCDADIVGSRSLLNEVELVRLYQQVFTRLSLRVQIRINHRKLLQALAACSGDPAWMGWITTAIDKLDKIPVAEVEAELRQRGLDDEAVKLVRAYVDLPGEPSEAFPAVLTLLRQHPDAVEGVKELEFILHHVASSPHDQAPVRVDFMLARGLDYYTGTILEVKSEELAMGSLGGGGRYDNLTGLFGLPDVPGVGISFGVDRIYDVMEALQRFPADTRQATQVLWLRMDDAWLTQALEYVMQLRAQGISAEIYPDAIKMDKQLKYASKKGIRFAVMMGSREYEQQAVSLKDLWNGQQEQVPLHELVPMIQKKIQELPA from the coding sequence ATGATTAAACCTGCTCTACCCAAGGGTACCCGTGATTTTACTCCCGAAGCGGTGCGGAAAAGGAGATATCTTTTTCAAACCATTCAACACTGCTTTGAAGTTTTCGGCTTTGAACCGATTGAAACGCCGGCCATGGAAAATTTAAGTACTCTGCTGGGCAAGTATGGTGAAGAAGGTGATAAGCTGATCTTCCGGATTTTGAATAACGGCGACATTTTGCCGATTGCTCGCCAGGCCCGCGATAATCGCGAACTGGCCAATTTGCTCTGTGAAAAAGCGCTTCGCTACGATCTCACCATTCCTTTTGCCCGTTTTGTGGTGATGAACCACCATCAGTTGGTGTTCCCATTCAAACGATACCAGATCCAGCCGGTGTGGCGGGCCGACAGGCCCCAGAAGGGGCGATACCGGGAATTTTACCAGTGCGATGCAGATATTGTGGGGAGTCGTTCGTTATTGAATGAGGTAGAGCTGGTACGCCTGTACCAGCAGGTATTTACCCGGTTGTCGTTGCGGGTGCAGATTCGGATCAACCACCGTAAATTGCTTCAGGCCCTGGCTGCATGTTCTGGCGATCCGGCCTGGATGGGATGGATCACCACAGCCATCGATAAGCTCGATAAAATACCGGTCGCCGAAGTGGAGGCCGAGTTGCGCCAGAGGGGGCTGGATGACGAGGCCGTCAAGCTGGTGCGGGCCTACGTGGATTTGCCCGGCGAACCATCGGAGGCTTTTCCTGCCGTCTTAACGCTTTTACGCCAGCATCCCGACGCCGTGGAAGGCGTGAAAGAGCTGGAATTTATCCTGCATCATGTGGCTTCATCGCCCCATGATCAGGCCCCGGTAAGGGTGGATTTCATGCTGGCGCGCGGGCTGGATTATTATACCGGCACCATCCTCGAAGTGAAGTCGGAGGAGCTGGCTATGGGTAGTTTGGGTGGGGGAGGTCGATATGACAATCTCACGGGTTTATTTGGGCTTCCCGATGTGCCGGGCGTGGGTATTTCTTTTGGTGTCGATCGCATTTACGATGTCATGGAGGCCTTGCAGCGTTTCCCGGCTGACACCCGGCAGGCGACGCAGGTGCTCTGGTTGCGCATGGATGACGCCTGGCTCACTCAGGCGCTGGAATATGTGATGCAATTGCGGGCGCAAGGCATTTCGGCCGAGATTTATCCGGATGCCATTAAAATGGATAAGCAGCTCAAATATGCCAGTAAAAAAGGCATTCGTTTTGCCGTGATGATGGGCTCGCGCGAATATGAACAGCAGGCGGTGAGCTTGAAAGATCTATGGAACGGCCAACAGGAACAGGTTCCGCTTCATGAACTCGTGCCCATGATACAAAAGAAGATTCAGGAGTTGCCGGCTTGA